GTACTGATGCCGTGCGTGGAGCACTGCAGTATGGCGTTCATTTCGCCATGGATAGTACGTATGCAGTGGTTATCCACCACGAGGCAGCCCGCATCTTCGCAGTGTTCGCCGCCGGGAATGGAGCCGTTATAGCCTGTTGAAAGGATCTGCTTATCCCTCACGAGCACGCAGCCGCAGTGCATTCTGGGGCAGGTGGAGCGTTCTGAAACGAGCATTGCAAGCTTCAGGAAATAGGTATCCCATGATGGCCTGTGATTATGGTTATGATTTTCGCTCATATATGATATCCGTTTCGACGTTAAAAATGTAATAAATTAATAAAATGGTGTTTCGAAATATAGTGCAGTATAAGGAGAAAGTAAAAGGAGTAAAACACCAGCAGATTAAGCTTCTATGTTTAGGGGAGGATCCATCCTCCTCCGGAGGATAAGAGATGTCAGGAAGTGGTTCCTGACATCTCTATCTGACATCTCTATTCTGACCTCCCAGAACTACCTTTAGTTTCCGGCCGCCGTCGGGCTGCCTTCAATTGCCGTAACAACTGCGTCAGCTACATTGGAGCGTACAGGTCCAACGTTTGCCTTATCGTCGGGATAAACCCTGTTTGTAAGGACAATAACAAAAATCTTGCGTTCGGGATCCATCCATGCGCTTGTGCCGGTGTAGCCTGTGTGCCCGAATGAGCTGCCGGAGAAGAGCTTGCCGGCTGAAGAATACCCGGTTAAAGATTTTGTATCCCATCCAAGAGCGCGTGAGCTTGCAGCGGAGTAGCGGGTAGTGAACTTCTTAACTGTTTCTTCCTTGAAATAGCGTTTGCCCTGATAGACTCCGTCGCCTAAAAGTATCTGGCAAATTT
The sequence above is drawn from the Ignavibacteria bacterium genome and encodes:
- a CDS encoding dCMP deaminase; this encodes MSENHNHNHRPSWDTYFLKLAMLVSERSTCPRMHCGCVLVRDKQILSTGYNGSIPGGEHCEDAGCLVVDNHCIRTIHGEMNAILQCSTHGISTTGATAYVTNMPCTNCAKALIAARIKEIVIFSDYHDTLAEKFFSDAGVSIRRLEKPDNFISYDLESFSSARKTEKSR